The genomic window TGTCATGATGGCTGATACTTTTGCCTGGAAGGTGCTACATTGATCTGGTAGTCAGAAGGAGAATTGGAGGTCTAGGTCCATTGAACTTCACCTCCGACTCTGCCGTTAAGCTTAGAACAGTCGGTGTATATGAAAATGCTGCCGTCAACAGAAGAACACTGTGCCCAATCATCCCTACTGGGATGTTGCTTTCCGCAAGTGAATAgcgatttatttgtttattatccTAGATGCTCCTATATATTGCTCCAATAACACAACTCTCTTAAACGTAGGACTGACGTTGCCGCTGTTCGATAACCAGCTAGATCTAATACTAGGATGTCAATAATgatctgaagagcttcgctaggcgttgttctaaGAGCACAATTTATGCTGATCATACTAGATCTGTGGACTTGACCCAACAGGTTTAGGTTTGACGCTTTGCTCAAGGCTTGCAGTACTATTGGTCAGATGAGCACGGTGTGAacccatctgcatatgttgggggtgagccGCATTTTTCGCCagtggctcttttacacgtatgtAATAAAGTTGGCATTCAAGTTTAGGTTTTTTTTTCAGAGCTACGCCTAGGAATTTGGCTTTGTCTAAAATTTCATTGTATTCTGACGGGGGTATTTTGTATCgattggtatataagacaagctcaactGTATCGAAACTGACGCTGGGCCCGCATCGGGAGCCCCATGGGGAACCTCTCGCAATGTTACCTGCCTCaggtcgcataaagtttgaggaaAATTGCCTCTGTAAGCAATAGCTAGGTCATCAGCCATCAGCCATCATCTAGGTCATATGCCACAAGCTATGGAAATGTTCTCTTCGAAAATTCATTTCACATATGGCATTTCCCAGATGTCAATTAGAGTCGGCGTGTAACACGTAGCTCCCGTTAATGTACaggaaagataaaaaaaaaaactaattgcgCAGACAGTGAGAAATATAGAATTTCCATCTTTTatgggttttttgaaaaaataagaaGTAGATCTTCTTTTTTAAACAAAGTTatcaaagaaaaagaaaattcagTTCCCTTAGATATATTACGAAGATTAATGAGCTAGGTTCTATTTATATGTATCCTTCCAGGAAACATTCTTTTGAttattattaaacggttttatttaggttgacttgacaggccgattggacagcacttttttgtaattgaaatttaagtaacttcccgataagctacaagcttgaaacttggaataataaaaaaaatcgccgttagttggcgcaaggatcgagatattcacaaaaattgtatttgtggtccgatttggctcatatttcgaacacataatacatgcaagaatagaaagcgaccttgcaataataaaaaaaatctccgctaggtggcgcaaagatcgagatattcaaaaaaatcgcatttgtggtccgatttggtccatatttggaacacataatacttacatgaatagaaagcgacctatgatgtccgatttggctcatatttggaacaaatattacatatagtcctgtagaagtgacatcaaactattttggagttcgaggagggacaagcatacgtggcgcacagtcgagtaaagtctttggaaggattatgttttgaggccttagattgtaacaaattatcaggaaagattccgtgtaataatgagttacttaatgaactaaatagaacgagaaataataggcattaaataaagactaaaaacttgaaaataaaataataaaaaaatgtttaagttaaacggttttattgaaaacaatatttacatgaagtaataataatactaaaagctagaaaataattaggtaggtcctaggtactagtcatcgcattcctcgtcaatctagggcattgatcagacaattaaataaaagcgttggacgcgtcaaatttctattgatagtcataagtaagaccaactgaacctatgctacgcctcacatttttagaaatttcacgcgcccaacgcttttatttaattgtctgaacgacgccctacattgatgaggagtgtgatgactagtacctaggacctacctaattattttctagcttttaatattattattacttcatgtaggtattgttttcaacaaaaccgtttaactaaaaaaaattttttttttattattttatttttaatttttgtttacctTAGGGATAAAGCTTATTTGTAGCGTAAATAAGCCTGAAATAAGGCGTTACTATAAGACGTATGATGTACATAATTACATTATTCTGATGATGTACTATACTTATTCATTTTTGTCAGGAGTGAAACCAGTACTACTTATTGCTTTTAACCGCTTATGGCAGTTTTTGCTGGGTTGACTTACGGCTCACACAATCATACCTCTTGCCGCTACAGCACTAAACTTGCGTTCGTTCGTCTCAACGCTTATGAGCTTATTGTTCTTTGAAGAGCAATATTTTTAGAGCTAAATGTAAGAactgttttaaataaaattacataccaaTACGATCAATACTGTTCGAGATTACTTCGTTTCAAAATTGAAGACTTTGATTTATAGTCTGATAGAagaaaccagggatgcaccttaacgttaagctaatcgtttatcaaaaaatttccaccgtttccgttgaaacacttcgaaatattatcgataaagaaattatcaagataaattgtatctcgtttttaaccgaaacgaaaagctttcgttaacgttaaaaacgttaacaaaaacgtgatactttatgtttgaattgtgctggcaatgctatagccatggtgaagccgtaaggtggtaacaacgagcgcacatacacacacaaattccatataatttgtttgtgtaattcgttggtggtaatgtcaaaaacactctgagaaatgttcgtactgtcaaaattcatgagaaaagttgcaatcagcttggctaatgctttcacctttaatgactccgccatcaatcagctttgccagcatagtttgaaattaataatcaacataaacgatttgattccgttttgatacggcagaaaacgaaacgaaatcatttcgttaatttcacgttcttaacgttaataaacgaaacgaaatgactttgtttcgtttattaacgttaattatcgtaacgaaatgatatcggttcgttggttaagcatgcctggaagaAACTAACAACTATTACTAACCGGTATTAAAAGCCatgaattaaataagtatttGATTAATAAAAATGTGCTTTTTGAATAaaactataattaaaataatttcttttcttttaaattcttTTCTCTGTACAGCTTCTTGGCATTGCGGCAGTTGTGTTAATTGCAGTCAATCCGGGCTCGATACCAGATGATTGGGATATACCTGCATATATTATTTTCGCTTTTATTATATTATTCGCTATAATTGGCTGTGTAGCAGCATTGCGTGAATCAATTTGCCTTACAGTAACAGTGAGTATAAGCACAATGCTAACTTCCTAATTAGTttatcacttaaaaaaaaaaaaaaattcatttccacTCTTTAGTGCGCAGTTTTCTTATTAATGTTGGCAATTCTACAAGTTATCGTGACATTAAATATACTCAACGATCGTCATGCACAAACTGGCATTGCCAAAGTGGAAGATGCTTGGGATCATGATAAAATTGATAGCTTACAAGTGAAATATCAATGTTGTGGTAAGGACAGTTCACAGGATTACATTTTGTTGAATCGTCAAATACCGTTAAGCTGCTATGAGGGACAAAATGATGTCGATGCAAATAAAATGTTCACAGAAGGTTGCAGCGCTAAATTACAGCGATATTATGATAATGAGACAACAACCATTGCGGTTACTTCGTGGGTAATTGTTGGCTTTAAGGTAGGACATATGATTATGATAATAAATTTGTGTTTATCTTTACTCATAAATGTATTCTTCCTCATCTTTCATTTCACACAGATTGTTGGCTTTTTGTTGGCATTATTTTTGCTGATTAATTTCCGTAATAAACAACGGCGTATGCAATTCTAAGATGTCACGATCACTGTGAAGTAACAGtacaaatttatgtatttaatgCTCGAAAAGTACGGAAGGCGTCGCTTTAAACGCACGCTTTCGgtttcatatatttatttaagaAAGAACGCCTTTATACCTATGTAATTTATTGTAACTTATTTGCTAAAATGTATTTACTGTAATCACTATTCCCTAGAGTCATTGCAAAGTAGactattaaagttaaaaatggtGAAAAATATTAACATATAGAAAAGTATTTTTTGCAGGGCTTGCAAATAACTGATATTGTTAAATATTGGAACCAATACAATTACGGACGATTAAGTTCCGGCGAAATCgagcattatatacccagcgggctttctcatatatattgtaacgaattttatgaGATTCCGATGTTCCGATGtttgttcgaatcgctgaaccgtcgaataaataacttcaatattcagtattgcaaaatggcctttatttagactactttgagagttgtacttcacaatcacaattatacttcactaatagcgtgtttaaatcaaacatattagttattcctcagctcgcgctgcttttatactctatgttgcctccttcgcatatttctcccaaggtctagacttttcacgaacatgccttctggaaaaGTTGTatttcatacttggttatttagctatatgcgtgtgtatgtgtgaatagcaacttctgctcttagctgatgactacatatgtgtatgtgaaataatctctttgtttcaagctgctggttatgtgtgtgaaatattcttcgttgactTGTACATAATTGCAGCAGCTTGATCTTTaattttgtgattatttactaatatcatagtgatggtaatattcacCACAATCTATTTAAAGGGAAATGTCAATAACATTAAATTATATAAAAGCTTAAACATACCTCCTATACATATGCAAATATCGTATGCCCTAAGCAGCTGTGAAACGGCAACTGTCATAGAAACAATATTCT from Eurosta solidaginis isolate ZX-2024a chromosome 3, ASM4086904v1, whole genome shotgun sequence includes these protein-coding regions:
- the lbm gene encoding protein late bloomer isoform X1, producing the protein MGCPTTTVKISSIVLNVLLALLGIAAVVLIAVNPGSIPDDWDIPAYIIFAFIILFAIIGCVAALRESICLTVTCAVFLLMLAILQVIVTLNILNDRHAQTGIAKVEDAWDHDKIDSLQVKYQCCGKDSSQDYILLNRQIPLSCYEGQNDVDANKMFTEGCSAKLQRYYDNETTTIAVTSWVIVGFKIVGFLLALFLLINFRNKQRRMQF
- the lbm gene encoding protein late bloomer isoform X2 produces the protein MTTLIDYIDLHKLLGIAAVVLIAVNPGSIPDDWDIPAYIIFAFIILFAIIGCVAALRESICLTVTCAVFLLMLAILQVIVTLNILNDRHAQTGIAKVEDAWDHDKIDSLQVKYQCCGKDSSQDYILLNRQIPLSCYEGQNDVDANKMFTEGCSAKLQRYYDNETTTIAVTSWVIVGFKIVGFLLALFLLINFRNKQRRMQF